From the Gallaecimonas kandeliae genome, one window contains:
- a CDS encoding YqgE/AlgH family protein — MRSLQNHFLIATPAMRDPFFARSVTYLCEHNDEGAMGLVVNHPVNITLVEMLRQLQLVDEQEEPEQLHGRYVYSGGPVNPERGFVIHSPKRGFNASLELGGDIMVTTSVDILSTLGGDQGPERFMVTLGYAGWEPGQLEKELNDNSWLLVPAEPGFAQELLFNTPPSKRWEKACEELGFDIWHLSNDVGHA; from the coding sequence ATGCGTAGTCTGCAAAATCACTTCCTGATAGCGACTCCCGCCATGCGGGATCCTTTCTTCGCCCGCAGTGTCACCTACCTGTGCGAACACAACGACGAGGGCGCCATGGGCCTGGTGGTCAACCACCCGGTCAACATCACCCTCGTCGAGATGCTGCGCCAGCTGCAACTGGTGGACGAGCAGGAGGAGCCAGAACAGCTCCATGGCCGCTACGTCTATTCGGGCGGGCCCGTGAATCCCGAGAGGGGTTTCGTGATCCACAGTCCCAAGCGCGGCTTCAACGCCAGCCTGGAACTGGGGGGCGACATCATGGTCACCACCTCGGTGGACATCCTCTCCACCCTGGGCGGCGACCAGGGCCCAGAGCGCTTCATGGTGACCCTGGGCTACGCCGGCTGGGAGCCGGGCCAGTTGGAGAAGGAGCTGAACGACAATTCCTGGCTGTTGGTGCCGGCCGAACCGGGTTTTGCCCAGGAACTGCTGTTCAATACCCCGCCCTCCAAGCGCTGGGAGAAAGCCTGTGAGGAGCTGGGTTTCGACATCTGGCACCTTTCCAACGACGTAGGTCACGCCTGA
- a CDS encoding S-(hydroxymethyl)glutathione dehydrogenase/class III alcohol dehydrogenase translates to MEMIKSRAAVAVAAGKPLEIALVDVAPPKEGEVLVRLVATGVCHTDAYTLSGADPEGLFPAILGHEGAGVVEAVGPGVTSVKVGDHVIPLYTPECGKCKFCLSGKTNLCQAIRATQGQGLMPDGTSRFSLDGKPLFHYMGTSTFSEYTVLPEIAVAVISKEAPLDKVCLLGCGVTTGIGAVMNTAKVEPGSTVAIFGLGGIGLSAIIGAKMAGAGRIIGIDINESKFEMAKKLGATDCINPKDYADPIQQVIVDLTDGGVDYSFECIGNVDVMRSALECCHKGWGESVIIGVAGAGQEIRTRPFQLVTGRVWRGSAFGGVKGRSQLPGYVERYLKGEIPMDDFVTHTMGLEDINEAFDLMHEGKSIRSVIIY, encoded by the coding sequence ATGGAGATGATCAAGTCCCGTGCAGCGGTGGCCGTGGCCGCCGGCAAACCCCTGGAGATAGCCCTGGTGGACGTGGCGCCGCCCAAAGAAGGGGAAGTGCTGGTACGGCTGGTGGCGACCGGGGTCTGCCACACCGACGCTTATACCCTTTCCGGCGCCGATCCCGAAGGCCTGTTCCCGGCCATCCTCGGCCATGAAGGGGCAGGGGTAGTGGAGGCCGTGGGCCCTGGGGTGACCTCGGTGAAGGTGGGGGATCACGTCATTCCGCTCTACACCCCCGAATGCGGCAAGTGCAAATTCTGCCTGTCCGGCAAGACCAACCTCTGCCAGGCCATCCGTGCCACCCAGGGCCAAGGCCTGATGCCGGACGGCACCAGCCGCTTCAGCCTGGACGGCAAGCCGCTGTTCCACTACATGGGCACCTCCACCTTCAGCGAATACACAGTGCTGCCGGAAATCGCAGTGGCGGTGATCAGCAAGGAGGCGCCGCTCGACAAGGTCTGCCTGCTGGGCTGTGGCGTCACCACCGGCATAGGCGCCGTGATGAACACCGCCAAGGTGGAGCCGGGCAGCACCGTCGCCATCTTCGGCCTCGGCGGCATCGGCCTTAGCGCCATCATCGGCGCCAAGATGGCCGGTGCCGGGCGCATCATCGGCATCGACATCAACGAGTCCAAGTTCGAGATGGCCAAGAAATTGGGCGCCACCGACTGCATCAACCCCAAGGACTATGCCGACCCCATCCAACAGGTGATAGTGGATCTCACCGACGGCGGCGTCGATTACTCCTTCGAGTGCATCGGCAACGTCGACGTTATGCGCAGCGCCCTGGAGTGCTGCCATAAGGGCTGGGGCGAGTCGGTGATCATCGGTGTGGCCGGCGCCGGCCAGGAGATCCGCACCAGACCCTTCCAACTGGTCACGGGCCGGGTCTGGCGGGGCAGCGCCTTCGGTGGCGTCAAGGGCCGCAGTCAGCTGCCGGGCTACGTCGAGCGCTACCTCAAGGGCGAGATCCCCATGGACGACTTCGTCACCCACACCATGGGTCTCGAGGACATCAACGAGGCCTTCGACCTGATGCACGAAGGCAAGAGCATCCGCTCGGTGATCATCTATTGA
- a CDS encoding YggT family protein: MNPFVFLIESLFDLYIMVVLLRIWLQWARADFYNPFSQFVVKATQPVVRPLRRVIPALGPIDTASVLFALVLMVVKISLLTLIQSGALLPLMPLLLASVFKLVHDAFQLIFYVVLAGVIMSWIMQGYHPVAAALYQLTEPLLRPIRRILPTMGGLDFSPMVLLFGLQFLQYALGYLLSYAFR; this comes from the coding sequence ATGAATCCTTTTGTCTTCTTGATCGAAAGCCTCTTTGACCTCTATATCATGGTGGTGCTGCTGCGCATCTGGCTGCAATGGGCCAGGGCCGATTTCTACAACCCCTTCAGCCAGTTCGTGGTCAAGGCCACCCAGCCGGTAGTGCGCCCGCTGCGTAGGGTCATCCCAGCCCTGGGGCCCATAGACACCGCCTCGGTGCTTTTCGCCCTGGTTCTGATGGTCGTCAAGATTAGCCTGCTTACCCTGATTCAAAGCGGTGCTCTACTGCCCTTGATGCCGTTGCTGCTGGCCTCAGTGTTCAAGTTGGTCCATGATGCTTTTCAGCTCATTTTTTATGTTGTATTGGCAGGCGTGATCATGTCCTGGATCATGCAGGGCTACCATCCGGTGGCCGCCGCCCTCTACCAGCTCACAGAACCGCTGCTCAGGCCCATCCGCCGCATACTCCCCACCATGGGCGGCCTGGATTTCTCCCCCATGGTGTTGCTGTTTGGCTTGCAGTTCCTGCAATACGCCCTTGGTTACCTCCTCAGCTACGCCTTCCGATGA
- the yggU gene encoding DUF167 family protein YggU has product MKAFEWQGQDLVLQLYVQPKASRDAFAGIHGEELKLAITAPPVDGKANEHIRKYLAKQCKIAKGQVEIEKGELGRHKRVRLKGPLQVPKDWDWLE; this is encoded by the coding sequence ATGAAGGCCTTCGAATGGCAGGGCCAGGATCTGGTCCTGCAGCTTTACGTCCAGCCCAAGGCCAGCCGGGATGCCTTCGCCGGCATCCATGGCGAGGAGCTGAAGCTGGCCATCACGGCGCCGCCGGTGGACGGCAAGGCCAACGAGCACATCCGCAAGTACCTGGCCAAGCAGTGCAAGATCGCCAAGGGCCAGGTGGAGATCGAAAAGGGGGAGCTGGGCCGGCACAAGCGCGTCAGGCTCAAAGGCCCCCTTCAGGTGCCCAAAGACTGGGATTGGCTTGAGTAA
- the ruvX gene encoding Holliday junction resolvase RuvX produces MPKTLIAFDHGAKSIGVAVGQDITASAQPLAALKATDGQPNWEQVEKVLKEWQPDLLVVGLPLNMDGTEQNTTAAARKFAGRLHGRFGLPVETQDERLTTASAREWLFENGGFQALEKGKVDSVSACLILESWFESQY; encoded by the coding sequence ATGCCAAAGACCCTTATCGCCTTCGATCACGGTGCCAAGAGCATAGGTGTCGCCGTGGGCCAGGACATCACCGCCTCGGCCCAGCCCCTGGCCGCCCTCAAGGCCACTGACGGCCAGCCCAATTGGGAACAGGTGGAGAAAGTGCTCAAGGAATGGCAGCCGGACCTGCTGGTGGTGGGCCTGCCGCTGAACATGGACGGCACCGAGCAGAACACCACGGCCGCCGCCCGCAAGTTCGCCGGCCGCCTCCATGGCCGCTTCGGCCTGCCGGTAGAGACCCAGGACGAACGCTTGACCACGGCCTCGGCCCGGGAATGGCTGTTCGAGAACGGCGGCTTCCAGGCCCTGGAAAAAGGCAAGGTGGACTCGGTGTCGGCCTGTTTGATCCTCGAGTCCTGGTTCGAAAGCCAGTATTGA
- a CDS encoding YggS family pyridoxal phosphate-dependent enzyme, with protein MTTIAERLSAVSQRIKAAAQDAGRNPDSVTLLAVSKRKPLKDIEAALALGLRAFGENYVREGVEKIQGLAQSRPGHGAQWHYIGPIQSNKTAPIAEHFDWVQSLDRAKLAQRLNDQRPSHLNPLQICIQVNISGESSKSGLAPEEVETLAALVASLPHLELRGLMAIPKATDDQEEQHRQFAAMKALFDRLKEKHPQIDTLSMGMSGDLEAAIMEGATMVRLGTALFGTRTD; from the coding sequence ATGACAACCATAGCAGAACGCCTGAGCGCCGTTTCCCAGCGCATCAAAGCGGCGGCCCAGGATGCCGGCAGAAACCCGGATTCCGTAACCTTGCTTGCGGTCAGCAAGCGTAAACCCCTCAAGGATATAGAGGCGGCCCTGGCACTGGGGCTGAGGGCCTTCGGGGAAAATTATGTGCGCGAAGGCGTGGAAAAGATCCAAGGCCTTGCGCAATCCCGTCCCGGCCATGGTGCCCAGTGGCATTACATAGGCCCCATCCAGTCCAACAAGACAGCCCCCATAGCAGAGCATTTCGACTGGGTGCAGAGCCTGGACCGCGCCAAGCTGGCCCAGCGGCTGAACGACCAGCGGCCAAGCCACCTTAACCCCCTGCAGATCTGCATACAAGTGAACATCAGCGGCGAGTCAAGCAAGTCAGGCCTGGCCCCGGAAGAGGTGGAAACACTGGCCGCCCTGGTGGCTTCGCTGCCGCACCTTGAGCTACGCGGCTTGATGGCCATCCCCAAGGCGACGGACGACCAGGAAGAGCAGCATCGGCAGTTCGCCGCCATGAAAGCGCTCTTCGACAGGCTCAAGGAAAAGCACCCCCAGATAGACACTCTGTCCATGGGGATGAGTGGCGACCTGGAAGCGGCTATCATGGAGGGCGCCACTATGGTTCGCCTGGGTACCGCCCTCTTCGGCACCCGAACAGACTGA
- the gshB gene encoding glutathione synthase, whose protein sequence is MKVGIVMDPITAINTKKDTSFALALEAQRRGHQLYYLEMQDLMLEDGEPLGHMAELTVRDDPKDYFSLEKAQTVPLKELDIILMRKDPPFDGEFLYATQILELAERHGVRVINKPQSLRDCNEKLFTAWFPQFTPPTLVTRRSDRLRAFHAEHGDVIFKPLDGMGGASIFRLKPDEANLGVIIETLTQHGSRYCMAQQYLPAIKDGDKRVLVVAGKPVEHVLARIPQGGESRGNLAAGGRGEVRPISPAERQIAETVGPELMKRGLYFVGLDVIGDKLTEINVTSPTCVREIEAATGINICARLFDALGA, encoded by the coding sequence ATGAAAGTCGGCATAGTGATGGACCCCATAACGGCCATCAACACCAAGAAAGACACCAGCTTCGCCCTGGCCCTGGAAGCCCAGCGCCGCGGCCATCAGCTCTACTACCTGGAAATGCAGGACCTGATGCTGGAAGACGGCGAGCCCCTGGGGCACATGGCCGAACTGACGGTGCGCGACGATCCCAAGGACTACTTCAGCCTGGAAAAGGCCCAGACGGTGCCCCTCAAGGAGCTGGACATCATCTTGATGCGCAAGGATCCGCCCTTCGACGGCGAGTTCCTCTACGCCACCCAGATCCTCGAACTGGCCGAGCGCCATGGGGTCAGGGTGATCAACAAGCCCCAGAGCCTGCGCGACTGCAACGAGAAGCTGTTCACCGCCTGGTTCCCCCAGTTCACGCCGCCAACCCTGGTGACCCGCCGCAGCGACCGGCTGCGCGCCTTCCACGCCGAACACGGCGACGTCATCTTCAAGCCCCTGGACGGCATGGGCGGCGCCTCCATCTTCCGCTTGAAGCCAGACGAGGCCAACCTGGGGGTCATCATCGAGACCCTGACCCAGCACGGCAGCCGCTACTGCATGGCCCAGCAATACCTGCCGGCCATCAAGGACGGCGACAAGCGGGTGCTGGTGGTGGCCGGCAAGCCGGTGGAACATGTGCTGGCCCGCATTCCCCAGGGCGGCGAGAGCCGCGGCAATCTGGCCGCCGGCGGCCGGGGCGAAGTGCGGCCCATAAGCCCTGCCGAGCGCCAGATCGCCGAAACGGTGGGCCCTGAGCTGATGAAGCGCGGCCTCTACTTCGTGGGCCTGGATGTCATCGGCGACAAGCTCACCGAGATCAACGTCACCTCCCCCACCTGCGTGCGGGAGATCGAAGCGGCCACCGGCATCAACATCTGTGCCCGCCTCTTCGACGCCCTCGGGGCCTGA
- a CDS encoding endonuclease has protein sequence MRFKYLLLLLALASNASWAVDSFRQAKVLAAKLYQEHPNTFYCGCAIDWHGKKGVPDLKSCGYQVRKQQRRANRIEWEHIMPAWEFGHQLQCWQKGGRKQCTKDKTFERMEGDLHNLAPAIGEVNGDRSNFRYSALTDKPHQYGQCAMVVDFKANRAMPPERARGTIARTYFYMEKQYGIRISRQQRQLFTAWDRLYPVTSWECQRNDKIKGLQGNDNPFVTQACLKLARKEH, from the coding sequence ATGCGCTTCAAATACCTGCTCCTGTTGCTGGCCCTGGCCAGCAACGCCAGCTGGGCCGTGGACAGCTTCCGCCAGGCCAAGGTGCTGGCGGCCAAACTGTACCAAGAACACCCCAACACCTTCTATTGCGGCTGCGCCATCGACTGGCACGGCAAGAAAGGGGTACCGGACCTCAAGAGTTGCGGCTACCAGGTGCGCAAACAGCAACGCCGCGCCAACCGCATCGAATGGGAACACATAATGCCGGCCTGGGAATTCGGCCACCAACTGCAATGCTGGCAGAAGGGCGGCCGCAAGCAATGCACCAAGGACAAGACCTTCGAGCGCATGGAAGGGGATCTGCACAACCTGGCCCCGGCCATAGGGGAAGTGAACGGCGACAGGTCCAACTTCCGTTACTCGGCCCTCACCGACAAGCCGCACCAGTACGGCCAGTGCGCCATGGTGGTGGACTTCAAGGCCAACCGCGCCATGCCCCCGGAACGGGCCCGCGGCACCATAGCCCGCACCTATTTCTACATGGAGAAGCAATACGGTATCCGCATCTCCCGCCAGCAACGCCAGTTGTTCACCGCCTGGGACAGGCTCTACCCTGTTACCAGTTGGGAATGTCAGCGTAACGACAAGATCAAGGGCCTGCAGGGCAACGACAACCCCTTTGTGACCCAGGCCTGCCTCAAGCTGGCCCGGAAGGAGCATTGA
- a CDS encoding PilT/PilU family type 4a pilus ATPase, whose translation MDMKSLLQRVCELNASDLFITSGLPPCVKVNGEIRPVADQRLTAAEAKAMVESVMNEKQLAQYHEHKDANFAIAAKGIGRFRVSAFVQRDADGMVLRRIQTQIPTIEELGLPPILKDIVMTKRGLVLMVGATGTGKSTSLAAMIGYRNENSRGHIVTIEDPIEFVHEHKRSIITQREVGIDCDSFDVALKNSLRQAPDVILLGEIRSQETMEFALAFAETGHLCMATLHANNANQALERVLHLVPKEKHDQFLFDMSLNLKAVVAQQLIPKRDGTGRVVATEVLLHSPLVSEQIRKGDIHLLKDTMERSRELGMMTFDRSLFELYAHGDITYADALHYADSPNDLRLMIKLSQNETGKTTSLDNVTIDKR comes from the coding sequence ATGGACATGAAAAGCCTGCTGCAACGCGTCTGCGAACTGAACGCTTCGGATCTCTTCATCACCTCTGGGCTGCCGCCCTGCGTCAAGGTCAACGGCGAGATCCGCCCGGTGGCGGACCAGCGCCTGACGGCGGCCGAGGCCAAGGCCATGGTGGAGAGCGTCATGAACGAGAAGCAGCTGGCGCAATACCATGAACACAAGGACGCCAACTTCGCCATCGCCGCCAAGGGCATAGGCCGCTTCCGGGTGTCGGCCTTCGTCCAGCGTGACGCTGACGGCATGGTGCTGCGCCGCATCCAGACCCAGATCCCCACCATAGAGGAACTGGGGCTGCCCCCCATCCTCAAGGACATCGTCATGACCAAGCGCGGCCTGGTGTTGATGGTGGGGGCCACAGGTACGGGTAAGTCCACCTCCCTGGCGGCCATGATCGGCTATCGCAACGAGAACAGCCGCGGCCACATCGTCACCATCGAGGACCCCATCGAATTCGTCCATGAGCACAAGCGCAGCATCATCACCCAAAGGGAGGTGGGCATCGACTGTGACTCCTTCGATGTGGCCCTGAAGAACAGCCTGCGCCAGGCCCCTGACGTGATACTGCTGGGGGAGATCCGCAGCCAGGAGACCATGGAGTTCGCCCTGGCCTTCGCCGAGACGGGCCACCTCTGTATGGCCACACTGCACGCCAACAACGCCAACCAGGCGTTGGAGCGGGTGTTGCACCTGGTGCCCAAGGAAAAGCACGACCAGTTCCTGTTCGACATGAGCCTCAACCTCAAGGCGGTGGTGGCCCAGCAGTTGATCCCGAAAAGGGACGGCACAGGCCGGGTGGTGGCTACAGAGGTACTGCTGCATTCGCCCCTGGTGTCTGAGCAGATCCGCAAGGGCGACATCCATCTCCTCAAGGACACCATGGAGCGTTCCCGTGAGCTGGGCATGATGACCTTCGACCGCAGCCTGTTCGAGCTCTATGCCCACGGCGATATCACCTATGCCGACGCCCTGCACTATGCCGACTCCCCCAACGATCTGCGCCTGATGATCAAGCTCAGCCAGAACGAGACCGGCAAGACCACCTCCCTCGACAACGTCACCATCGACAAGCGTTGA
- the proC gene encoding pyrroline-5-carboxylate reductase produces the protein MEQKRIAFIGAGNMAGAIIGGLVGSGYPASLITASNRSEGKLEALAGEYGTNTTTDNLAAAAGADVVVLGVKPNIMEKVCQQLAELNDGKRLFISIAAGVTLDHFERWFGRPVPLIRTMPNTPSLVGLGMTGLYAGQGTNQEDKALADMLMRAVGKTAWVKTEPELDHIIAVAGSAPAYFFLFMEAMEAKAIELGFDHVTARELVQQTASGASEMVRRRDMPIRELRRQVTSPGGTTAKAIESFQAAGLEKLVSDAMDAAISRAREMAKEL, from the coding sequence ATGGAACAAAAACGCATCGCATTCATCGGCGCCGGCAACATGGCCGGGGCCATCATCGGCGGCCTGGTCGGCTCCGGCTATCCCGCCAGCCTCATCACCGCGTCCAACAGATCCGAGGGCAAGCTGGAAGCCCTGGCCGGCGAGTATGGCACCAACACCACCACCGACAACCTGGCGGCCGCCGCCGGCGCCGATGTGGTGGTGCTGGGGGTCAAGCCCAACATCATGGAAAAGGTCTGCCAGCAGCTGGCGGAGCTCAACGACGGCAAGCGCCTCTTCATCTCCATCGCCGCCGGCGTCACCCTGGACCACTTCGAGCGTTGGTTCGGCCGCCCCGTGCCGCTCATTCGCACCATGCCCAATACCCCTTCCCTGGTGGGCCTCGGCATGACCGGCCTCTACGCCGGCCAGGGTACCAACCAGGAAGACAAGGCCCTGGCCGACATGCTGATGCGGGCCGTGGGCAAGACCGCCTGGGTCAAGACAGAGCCTGAGCTGGACCACATCATCGCCGTGGCCGGCTCGGCCCCCGCCTATTTCTTCCTGTTCATGGAAGCCATGGAGGCCAAGGCCATAGAACTGGGCTTCGACCATGTCACGGCCCGCGAACTGGTCCAGCAGACCGCCTCCGGCGCCAGCGAGATGGTGCGCAGGCGCGACATGCCGATCCGCGAGCTGCGCCGCCAGGTCACCTCCCCGGGCGGCACCACCGCCAAGGCCATAGAGTCCTTCCAGGCCGCCGGCCTCGAAAAACTGGTGTCCGACGCCATGGACGCCGCCATATCCCGTGCCCGTGAAATGGCCAAGGAGCTTTAA
- a CDS encoding LysR substrate-binding domain-containing protein produces MSRFDGMEALVAVVEQRSLSGAALALGVSVAHVSRQLKALEQRLGSQLIKRSTRQLNVTDSGELYYRHARALLDGLAQAEDAVATLEGRLQGRLRVTAATAFGERYVAPALMDFLALHPALKVDLILSNANLDLVADGIDLAIRLGRLEDSSLIARKLAPRRLYICASPAYLQRAGVPASLNDLKEHSCLLGTQDHWLGKGGPIRPDARLRMNSGELLLKAALDGLGLVQLPDYYVLEHLQSGALVEVLAELRPPDSAVWALYPARLQQAPRVARLVEHLQAHLDQHLPR; encoded by the coding sequence ATGAGCCGCTTCGACGGTATGGAGGCCCTGGTGGCCGTGGTGGAGCAGCGCAGCCTGTCTGGGGCCGCCCTGGCGCTTGGGGTGTCGGTGGCCCATGTCAGCCGCCAGCTCAAGGCCCTGGAACAGCGCCTGGGCAGCCAGCTCATCAAGCGCAGCACCCGCCAGCTCAACGTCACCGACTCCGGCGAGCTCTATTACCGCCACGCCCGGGCCCTGCTGGACGGCCTGGCCCAGGCCGAAGACGCCGTGGCCACCCTCGAAGGGCGCCTACAGGGCCGGCTGCGGGTGACGGCGGCCACCGCCTTCGGCGAACGCTACGTGGCCCCGGCCCTGATGGACTTCCTGGCCCTGCACCCGGCCCTGAAGGTGGACCTCATCCTCAGCAACGCCAACCTGGACCTGGTGGCGGACGGCATCGATCTGGCCATCCGTCTCGGCCGCCTGGAGGATTCCAGCCTCATCGCCCGCAAGCTGGCCCCCCGGCGCCTCTACATCTGCGCCTCGCCGGCCTACCTGCAAAGGGCAGGGGTGCCGGCCAGCCTCAACGACCTCAAGGAACACAGCTGCCTGCTGGGCACCCAGGACCATTGGCTGGGCAAGGGCGGTCCTATCAGGCCAGACGCCAGGCTGAGGATGAACTCGGGGGAACTGCTGCTCAAGGCGGCCCTGGACGGCCTGGGGCTGGTGCAGTTGCCGGACTACTACGTGCTGGAGCACCTGCAAAGCGGCGCCCTGGTTGAGGTGCTGGCCGAGCTGCGGCCCCCAGACAGCGCCGTCTGGGCCCTCTACCCTGCCCGCCTGCAACAGGCCCCCAGGGTGGCCAGGCTGGTGGAACATCTCCAGGCCCACCTGGACCAGCACCTGCCCCGCTAG
- the rsmE gene encoding 16S rRNA (uracil(1498)-N(3))-methyltransferase: MRNPRIFEPQPLTKGQELNLSEDGANHVGRVLRMQPGQTLRLFNGDGHDYDAEILEAGKKQVRVGITAANTLGNESPLAIHLGQVISRGERMEFVIQKAVELGVTEITPLFSERCGVKLQGERLDKKVGQWQKIAISACEQCGRALVPKVNEVALLADWVQLPFAGHSLTLSPYADGGISSLAKVDAARLLIGPEGGFTDDEVKLASQAGFKDVLLGPRVLRTETAALAAITALQLSLGDLG; the protein is encoded by the coding sequence ATGCGAAACCCCAGGATTTTCGAACCCCAGCCCCTGACCAAGGGCCAGGAACTCAACCTGAGCGAAGACGGCGCCAACCACGTGGGCCGGGTGCTGCGCATGCAGCCCGGCCAGACCCTGCGCCTCTTCAACGGTGACGGCCACGACTATGACGCCGAGATCCTCGAGGCCGGCAAGAAGCAGGTCAGAGTCGGCATCACAGCCGCCAACACCCTCGGCAACGAGTCGCCCCTGGCCATCCACCTCGGCCAGGTGATCTCCCGCGGCGAGCGCATGGAATTCGTGATCCAGAAGGCGGTGGAGCTGGGGGTCACTGAAATCACCCCGCTCTTCTCCGAGCGCTGCGGCGTCAAGCTCCAGGGGGAACGGCTGGACAAGAAGGTGGGCCAATGGCAGAAGATCGCCATCAGCGCCTGCGAACAATGCGGCCGCGCCTTGGTGCCCAAGGTCAACGAGGTGGCCCTGCTGGCCGACTGGGTGCAGTTGCCTTTTGCCGGCCACAGCCTGACCCTGAGCCCCTACGCCGACGGCGGCATCAGCAGCCTGGCCAAGGTGGATGCCGCCCGCCTGCTGATCGGCCCCGAAGGGGGCTTTACCGACGACGAAGTGAAGCTTGCCAGCCAGGCAGGCTTCAAGGATGTACTCTTGGGCCCCAGGGTGCTGCGCACCGAAACCGCCGCCCTGGCCGCCATTACCGCCCTGCAGCTGAGCCTGGGCGATCTCGGATAA
- a CDS encoding type IV pilus twitching motility protein PilT — MDITELLAFSVKHNASDLHISAGVPPMIRVDGDVRRINLPALEHKEVHALIYDIMNDKQRKDYEETLEVDFSFEVPGVARFRVNAYNQNRGAAAVFRTIPSKVLTLDQLGAPAIFKDIVTKPRGLVLVTGPTGSGKSTTLAAMIDYVNDNRHDHILTIEDPIEFVHENKKCLINQREVHRDTHSFSNALRSALREDPDVVLVGEMRDLETIRLALTAAETGHLVFGTLHTSSAAKTIDRIIDVFPAGEKSMVRSMLSESLQAVISQTLLKKTGGGRIAAHEIMIGTPAIRNLIREDKVAQMYSAIQTGMTHGMQTLDQCLKELVSRNQINRLDARAKAVDKNAF, encoded by the coding sequence ATGGATATTACCGAACTCCTGGCGTTCAGCGTCAAGCATAATGCCTCTGACCTGCACATCTCTGCGGGCGTGCCGCCCATGATCCGTGTTGACGGCGACGTGCGCCGTATCAACCTGCCTGCCTTGGAACACAAGGAAGTGCATGCGCTGATCTACGACATCATGAATGACAAGCAGCGCAAGGATTACGAGGAAACCCTGGAAGTGGACTTCTCCTTCGAAGTCCCCGGCGTGGCCCGTTTCCGTGTCAACGCCTACAACCAGAACCGCGGCGCCGCCGCCGTGTTCAGGACCATCCCTTCCAAGGTGCTGACGCTGGACCAACTGGGCGCCCCGGCCATCTTCAAGGACATCGTCACCAAGCCGCGTGGCCTGGTGCTGGTGACGGGCCCCACCGGCTCCGGTAAGTCCACCACCCTGGCGGCCATGATCGACTATGTCAACGACAACCGCCACGACCATATCCTCACCATCGAGGATCCCATCGAATTCGTGCATGAAAACAAGAAGTGCCTGATCAACCAGCGGGAAGTACACCGCGACACCCACAGCTTCTCCAACGCCCTGCGCTCGGCGCTCCGTGAAGACCCGGACGTGGTGCTAGTCGGTGAAATGCGGGACTTGGAAACCATCCGCCTGGCCCTGACCGCCGCCGAAACCGGCCACCTGGTGTTCGGCACCCTGCACACCAGTTCCGCGGCCAAGACCATCGACCGTATCATCGACGTCTTCCCTGCCGGTGAGAAATCCATGGTTCGTTCCATGCTGTCCGAATCCCTGCAGGCGGTCATCTCCCAGACGCTGCTGAAGAAGACCGGCGGCGGCCGGATCGCGGCCCACGAGATCATGATCGGCACCCCGGCCATCCGTAACCTTATCCGCGAGGACAAGGTGGCCCAGATGTATTCCGCCATCCAGACCGGTATGACCCACGGCATGCAGACCCTGGACCAGTGCCTCAAGGAACTGGTCAGCCGCAACCAGATCAACCGCTTGGATGCCCGCGCCAAGGCGGTAGACAAGAACGCCTTCTGA